In Acropora muricata isolate sample 2 chromosome 11, ASM3666990v1, whole genome shotgun sequence, one DNA window encodes the following:
- the LOC136891037 gene encoding uncharacterized protein translates to MPHRKNTRFDLAGFMKARKEARSKVLQENRKLQAEYKKVERVQEKLAKAKERVSELTVEAENAPPQGQQSETRIRSPTLLVDGESTLGQRTARKRRHETVEAAAKIHGSTNELSSSYDGMFDTLQKRCKLGTLTKYVMGNKKLTSAVISKHYKKKLVEFENSVENVKRSVATFYASGIMGKRKYQSVRLVLSMKSCESKQGKKRSISICNGCKVPKLLTYGKLVTHLKQIDVGTVHEIDQDYQKGLETEVVVNGAYRDLRQYLPMLAKFYLSKKTEESLKGFAESTGTFQIALGGDGCPFGKNESACSFLVSFMNVGRRVASSYDNFLIFGANCDESSPVVRKYVKSLLPQLSELERTEYEFQDFKYRFKLEELPNDMKMLAMLAGELTNSAKYFSSFGNVSTADCTDLTGTFGTENFNKWKPWDYKERVRVVNRVEAFKKKVALEKNSVKTKRAKITDFIAKQKSRQEFLPLLGNLIDKAHVEPLHLKNNAWQFFFKAVLEEALRKSKLPPDCKKMSEVPFDSCFAQVITALQTQVKTRRLVNKTKQWFNETQGTGPVLQYRFTGKDSRSFCHNFMTLIKCLSHESDSKKEHQTVLVLAYLGLRLRDCVSLCNRFDITLDQIAQLSNACREYFNLNALFMYTSVNPTVWTMGHIVPAHCRQVFEKYGQGLGVVTMEGREAKHIFLKKLSENTTYQNRWAEIFRHEFIMLIWLPQQGFQQPGTKCKNEAYIPSRVFSDPLYCYCGLLKTSPDDDKCMFCGDPVMTLIDKSVKEGKVYPQLIN, encoded by the exons ATGCCGCACCGCAAGAATACGCGATTTGACTTGGCTGGGTTCATGAAGGCTCGAAAAGAGGCAAGATCGAAAGTACTCCAGGAAAATCGTAAGCTGCAAGCCGAATACAAAAAGGTTGAAAGGGTTCAGGAAAAG TTGGCCAAAGCCAAGGAAAGAGTCAGTGAATTAACTGTGGAAGCAGAAAACGCTCCA CCACAGGGACAACAATCTGAGACCAGAATTAGGAGCCCCACTCTACTTGTTGATGGGGAGTCAACTTTGGGGCAAAGAACAGCAAGGAAAAGGAGACATGAGACAGTTGAAGCTGCTGCAAAGATCCATGGAAGCACAAATGAGTTGTCATCCAGTTATGATGGGATGTTTGACACTCTGCAGAAGAGATGCAAATTGGGTACTCTAACAAAATATGTGATGGGTAATAAGAAATTGACAAGTGCTGTAATTTCTAAACACTACAAGAAGAAATTAGtagaatttgaaaattcagttgAAAACGTTAAACGTAGTGTTGCAACATTTTATGCTAGTGGTATAATGGGGAAACGAAAGTACCAAAGTGTTAGATTAGTTCTCTCAATGAAATCATGTGAAAGTAAGCAGGGGAAAAAAAGGAGCATTTCAATTTGTAACGGCTGTAAGGTGCCCAAGCTTCTGACATATGGCAAGCTTGTTACGCATTTAAAACAGATTGATGTAGGTACTGTTCATGAAATTGACCAAGACTATCAGAAGGGGCTGGAAACTGAAGTAGTGGTTAATGGTGCATATAGAGATTTAAGACAATACCTTCCAATGCTAGCTAAATTTTATCTTTCTAAGAAAACAGAAGAAAGCTTAAAAGGGTTTGCAGAATCAACTGGTACTTTTCAAATTGCCCTTGGGGGTGATGGATGCCCATTTGGTAAAAATGAAAGTGCCTGTTCCTTTTTAGTAAGTTTTATGAATGTTGGAAGAAGAGTAGCATCAAGTTATGATAACTTTCTAATTTTTGGTGCCAACTGTGATGAAAGCTCCCCTGTTGTGAGGAAATATGTAAAGTCATTATTGCCTCAGCTTTCAGAGTTAGAAAGAACAGAATATGAATTTCAAGATTTTAAGTACAGGTTTAAACTTGAAGAATTGCCTAATGACATGAAGATGCTTGCCATGCTGGCAGGTGAGCTGACAAATAGTGCTAAGTACTTTTCTTCATTTGGAAATGTTTCAACAGCAGATTGTACAGACCTAACTGGTACATTTGGAACTGAAAATTTCAACAAGTGGAAGCCATGGGATTACAAGGAAAGAGTAAGGGTGGTTAACAGGGTTGAAGCTTTTAAGAAAAAAGTAGCTCTGGAAAAAAATTCTGTGAAAACTAAGAGAGCAAAGATAACTGACTTCATTGCAAAGCAGAAAAGTAGGCAAGAATTTTTGCCTCTCTTGGGTAATTTAATTGACAAAGCTCATGTCGAGCCTCTGCACCTCAAAAATAATGCTTGGCAGTTCTTTTTTAAGGCAGTTCTTGAGGAGGCTCTCAGAAAATCAAAACTGCCAcctgattgcaaaaaaatgtcAGAGGTCCCATTTGATAGTTGTTTTGCTCAAGTAATCACTGCATTACAAACACAAGTGAAAACCAGGCGCCtggtaaacaaaacaaaacaatggttTAATGAGACACAAGGTACTGGGCCTGTTTTGCAATATAGATTTACTGGTAAGGACTCACGCTCTTTCTGTCATAACTTTATGACACTAATCAAGTGTCTAAGTCATGAAAGTGATTCGAAGAAGGAACATCAAACTGTTCTGGTGTTAGCTTACTTAGGTTTGAGGCTCAGGGACTGTGTTTCCCTCTGTAACAGGTTTGACATCACATTGGACCAAATTGCTCAGCTTTCTAATGCTTGCCGAGAGTATTTTAATCTGAATGCATTATTCATGTACACTTCTGTGAATCCCACTGTTTGGACAATGGGCCACATTGTTCCAGCTCATTGTCGACAGGTATTTGAAAAATATGGCCAGGGCTTGGGAGTTGTCACAATGGAAGGGCGGGAAGCCAAACATATTTTCCTTAAAAAGTTGAGTGAAAACACCACATACCAAAACAGATGGGCTGAAATTTTCAGACATGAATTTATTATGCTCATCTGGTTACCTCAGCAAGGCTTCCAGCAACCAGGAACCAAGTGTAAAAATGAGGCCTACATACCAAGTAGAGTTTTTAGTGATCCATTGTACTGTTATTGTGGCCTGCTTAAGACATCTCCTGATGATGATAAGTGCATGTTTTGTGGAGACCCAGTAATGACACTTATTGATAAAAGCGTGAAAGAAGGCAAGGTCTATCCACAACTAATCAATTAA
- the LOC136890461 gene encoding uncharacterized protein produces MDKLVKRFVEGSKAEALDEEGVWCVCTVVCSESEAISVAFDGWGEEWNRRIDDPREIRELSVIPESSGRRKATNLSRKSPQITKVIRDDKLWMGHHECLVLEVDPIRELITVLLPDDVKVSVNPGELFTTKPEEEKPRRSYKRRHVEEPSSGFYQDKPRALEEKPASLEDTCTDMNFDFSVFVLNHGAVLKVGSICFIDSCSSPFIISRIFKSSLGSSAFVSGVRCHCEGGKVISVLYNFQVTVN; encoded by the exons ATGGATAAGCTCGTGAAGAGGTTTGTTGAAGGCAGCAAGGCTGAAGCCCTTGATGAAGAAGGAGTTTGGTGTGTCTGCACTGTTGTTTGCAGTGAAAGTGAAGCGATCAGCGTCGCGTTTGACGGCTGGGGCGAAGAATGGAACAGAAGAATCGACGATCCACGGGAAATCCGAGAGCTATCTGTCATCCCTGAAAGTAGTGGCCGACGAAAGGCAACAAATCTTTCAAGAAAG AGTCCACAAATCACCAAAGTCATCCGTGATGACAAGTTATGGATGGGACATCATGAATGTCTAGTATTGGAAGTGGACCCCATCAGAGAGCTCATCACTGTTCTGCTACCAGATGATGTAAAGGTATCTGTGAATCCAGGGGAGCTGTTTACCACTAAGCCAGAGGAAGAGAAGCCTCGTCGCAGCTACAAAAGAAGACATGTTGAGGAGCCATCTAGTGGATTCTACCAGGACAAACCTAGAGCTCTGGAGGAGAAGCCTGCCAGTTTAGAGGACACTTGCACTGATATGAACTttgatttttctgtttttgttttaaatcatGGTGCTGTTCTTAAAGTTGGCTCAATTTGTTTTATAGATTCGTGTAGTTCTCCTTTTATAATTAGTCGCATTTTTAAGTCTAGTCTGGGTAGCAGTGCTTTTGTGTCCGGGGTCCGATGTCATTGTGAGGGTGGGAAAGTCATTTCTGTTTTATataattttcaagtgactgttAATTGA
- the LOC136889326 gene encoding uncharacterized protein — protein sequence MLVIRYQGTENKADELRKFLLKPLLLPPALLQQSSTCTTSTTSPTVVLSTLNESPSTPARNCQPPTLACHSPAVTRNLSPVLSSVPNVLSSTLVGGPIHSTPSRYHSTKQLVDLQLKRRSQQSSGRKFASRPLVQRVKKQNEHLKQIAQGIHHGGKEDLLAGIAHSVSCSSTKQNCSGNDWDGQLTVQDILQLTKMVYDYKAGKTIYDTLTIIDTASQIHHISSFQVLKMQDSISQKETFRNLRKQLPGFIDSERRTDQLKYKWHQEFEIVLQPSRTKTGWRINPERLRQCVSFAYPWLQEVESEWWRLYGDARNFGGQKLEMKTEECTNSRPRKIMKIASSVTILPSGNTDVLQCISCIEMMINIIYYFAKFCLTKLQGCSQELLTSILH from the coding sequence ATGTTGGTGATTAGGTACCAAGGAACAGAAAATAAGGCAGATGAATTGAGAAAATTCCTTTTAAAGCCACTTCTACTGCCCCCAGCATTACTGCAACAGTCTTCTACATGTACTACATCCACAACTTCACCTACTGTTGTGTTATCAACTCTCAATGAATCACCTTCAACTCCAGCGAGGAACTGTCAGCCTCCAACCTTGGCCTGTCATTCTCCAGCTGTAACAAGGAATCTATCTCCTGTTTTGTCATCTGTTCCTAATGTATTGTCTTCAACTTTAGTTGGAGGTCCCATACATTCAACTCCAAGTCGGTACCATTCCACTAAGCAATTAGTTGATTTGCAATTGAAAAGGAGAAGCCAGCAGAGCAGTGGAAGAAAGTTTGCCTCTCGTCCTCTTGTGCAACgtgtgaaaaaacaaaatgaacatttgaaacaaattgcACAGGGGATTCACCATGGTGGCAAAGAAGATTTGCTGGCAGGTATTGCGCATTCGGTCTCTTGTTCATCCACAAAACAGAACTGTTCAGGAAATGACTGGGATGGACAGCTGACTGTCCAAGACATTTTGCAACTAACTAAAATGGTTTATGATTACAAAGCAGGGAAAACCATTTATGACACTCTCACAATTATTGATACTGCTTCACAGATCCACCACATCTCAAGCTTCCAGGTTCTTAAAATGCAGGACTCTATTAGCCAGAAAGAAACCTTTAGAAATCTGAGAAAACAACTACCGGGGTTCATTGACTCAGAGAGACGTACTGATCAGTTGAAATACAAATGGCACCAAGAGTTCGAAATTGTCCTACAGCCAAGTAGGACAAAAACTGGTTGGCGTATTAACCCAGAAAGACTTAGGCAATGTGTTTCATTTGCTTATCCATGGCTGCAAGAGGTGGAATCAGAATGGTGGCGTTTGTATGGAGATGCACGAAACTTTGGAGGACAGAAGTTGGAGATGAAGACAGAAGAATGTACCAACAGCAGGCCAAGGAAAATTATGAAAATCGCATCGAGCGTTACAATTCTGCCGTCAGGCAATACTGATGTACTGCAGTGTATCAGCTGTATAGAAATGATGATTAatataatatattattttgcTAAATTTTGCTTAACAAAATTGCAAGGGTGTAGCCAAGAGCTTCTTACCAGCATATTACACTAG
- the LOC136891036 gene encoding uncharacterized protein, protein MAVEGALSNVVKAVRPLHNDIDNLFAFEQEIRVAIKSLYDKYRAGQSSLEQARHLLIQVALILEGELKIWGKMIYRRLSPRMKARNAWRVQFKRAMSVEVFSVILKAVKKARSSYGVSYNEENKTISYDRENRLVRDFCKLSQLSRKSVLEFFNKKIQGPRKGTLQVVISAETPFTISFLTRTQQVEISVHYKFTNEFGYTFS, encoded by the coding sequence atggcggtcgaaGGAGCACTCTCCAATGTGGTGAAGGCTGTTCGTCCCCTTCATAATGACATTGATAACCTATTTGCGTTCGAACAAGAGATTAGAGTAGCTATCAAGTCACTTTATGACAAATACCGTGCAGGACAAAGCTCTTTGGAACAAGCAAGACATTTGCTAATTCAAGTTGCTTTAATCCTCGAGGGGGAATTGAAGATTTGGGGCAAAATGATCTACAGGCGTCTTAGTCCCCGAATGAAGGCCCGTAATGCCTGGAGGGTGCAATTTAAACGTGCCATGTCTGTGGAAGTTTTCTCTGTTATTTTAAAAGCAGTGAAGAAAGCTCGTTCAAGCTACGGAGTATCGTACAACGAGGAAAACAAGACTATCTCTTACGACAGAGAGAATAGGCTGGTTCGTGATTTTTGCAAATTGTCACAATTAAGCCGCAAATCAGTGTTagaattttttaataaaaaaattcaagggCCAAGGAAGGGAACTTTGCAAGTTGTTATAAGTGCTGAAACTCCTTTTACCATCTCATTTCTTACAAGGACACAGCAAGTGGAGATCAGTGTGCACTACAAATTTACGAATGAATTTGGGTACactttttcttaa